One genomic region from Sphingomonas paeninsulae encodes:
- the recR gene encoding recombination mediator RecR: MASTEIDALSQALARLPGLGPRSARRAVLHLLKKREGALIPLLRALESVNERLATCSVCGNVDTRDPCSICSDPRRDDRSIAVVEDVADLWALERSRLFPGRFHVLGGRLSALDGVRPEDLTIDRLVTRISQGGVDEVVLAMNATLEGQTTAHYIADRLENFPIRLTQLAHGLPVGGELDYLDDGTLAQALRARRPVS; this comes from the coding sequence ATGGCTTCAACGGAAATCGATGCACTGTCTCAGGCACTGGCCCGGCTTCCCGGTTTGGGCCCACGTTCGGCCCGCCGCGCGGTGCTGCACCTGCTCAAAAAGCGGGAAGGGGCGCTGATCCCGCTGTTGCGCGCACTCGAATCGGTGAACGAACGGCTCGCGACATGCTCGGTTTGCGGTAACGTCGATACGCGCGATCCGTGTTCCATCTGTTCCGACCCCCGCCGCGATGACCGTTCCATCGCCGTTGTGGAGGATGTCGCCGACCTCTGGGCACTCGAACGTTCGCGCCTGTTTCCGGGGCGGTTCCATGTCCTTGGGGGGAGATTGTCCGCGCTCGATGGCGTCCGTCCCGAAGACCTCACCATCGACCGCCTCGTCACGCGCATTTCGCAGGGCGGTGTCGATGAAGTCGTCCTCGCCATGAACGCGACTTTGGAGGGCCAGACGACCGCGCATTATATCGCTGACCGCCTCGAAAATTTCCCGATTCGCCTCACTCAGCTTGCGCATGGGCTGCCGGTTGGCGGTGAACTCGACTATCTCGACGACGGCACGCTGGCGCAGGCATTGCGGGCGAGAAGGCCCGTCAGTTAG
- the def gene encoding peptide deformylase, with protein sequence MAILSIIEAPDPRLRVISTPVEAVDDSIRTLVADMLETMYDAPGIGLAAVQIGVPKRLLVIDLQEQEDEEGKSIREPRVFINPEIHDEDEEYTVYNEGCLSVPDQYAEVERPASIRATWMDLDGKQHDERIEGMLATCLQHEMDHLEGVLFIDHLSRLKREMVMKKLLKFRKAA encoded by the coding sequence ATGGCGATCCTCTCAATCATAGAAGCCCCGGACCCCCGGCTGCGCGTAATCTCGACCCCAGTAGAGGCCGTCGATGACAGCATCCGCACGCTCGTGGCCGATATGCTGGAGACGATGTACGATGCACCCGGCATCGGTTTGGCAGCAGTCCAGATCGGCGTGCCAAAGCGCCTGCTCGTCATCGACCTGCAAGAACAGGAAGACGAAGAGGGCAAGAGCATCCGTGAGCCGCGCGTCTTCATCAACCCTGAAATCCATGACGAAGACGAAGAATACACCGTCTATAACGAGGGCTGCCTCTCGGTCCCCGATCAATACGCCGAAGTCGAACGACCTGCCTCCATCCGTGCGACCTGGATGGACCTTGACGGTAAGCAGCATGACGAGCGTATCGAGGGGATGCTGGCGACCTGTCTCCAGCACGAGATGGATCACCTTGAAGGCGTGTTGTTTATCGACCACCTCAGTCGCCTGAAGCGCGAGATGGTGATGAAGAAGCTGCTGAAGTTCCGCAAAGCTGCCTAA
- a CDS encoding DNA recombination protein RmuC, with the protein MTTEILIVAVLTLLAGLAIGWLLGGRTAGKVREQLAAAQVHAGQVEQVRQMHQQVETERDQHLRDLTDLRARSSEREAASQARAIERETAWQASHDRLLADKEALGAQFAETGAKLLETAQRQFLERADARFKQSEETTGQGLKALLAPVTEKLARYEAGVAKVEAERRDAFGDLKGQIEAMRVGTERVSGEAAKLVNALRNAPKARGRWGEQQLRNVLESCGLSEHADFQTEVSINGEEGGRLRPDVIINVPGGQSLVIDAKVSLNAYQDAFGAVDEGERLLALTAHTASMRAHVNSLGNKAYWSQFADAPDYVIMFVPGEHFLSAALEHDPTLWDFAFEKRVLLATPTNLIAIARTVAAVWRQEKLAGQAREIAELGKDLYARLSVMGGHVARVGKNLDTAVGAYNAFVGSLESQVLTQAKKFEALNIETSGKTIESLPVVETLTRPLVKLVSDASG; encoded by the coding sequence ATGACGACCGAAATCCTGATTGTTGCCGTCCTCACGCTGCTTGCAGGGCTGGCGATTGGCTGGCTGCTCGGCGGTCGGACGGCGGGGAAGGTCCGCGAACAACTCGCCGCCGCACAGGTCCACGCCGGACAAGTCGAACAGGTGCGTCAGATGCACCAGCAGGTCGAAACCGAACGTGACCAGCACCTTCGCGACCTCACCGATCTGCGCGCGCGATCCAGTGAACGCGAAGCCGCATCGCAAGCCCGTGCTATAGAACGAGAAACGGCATGGCAGGCATCGCATGACCGTTTGCTCGCCGATAAAGAAGCCCTTGGCGCACAATTCGCCGAAACGGGTGCCAAGCTCCTCGAAACCGCGCAACGCCAGTTTCTCGAACGCGCCGACGCCCGGTTCAAACAATCCGAAGAAACAACGGGGCAGGGGCTAAAAGCACTGCTGGCACCGGTCACCGAAAAACTCGCACGTTACGAAGCCGGCGTTGCCAAGGTCGAAGCCGAACGCCGCGACGCTTTCGGCGATCTAAAGGGCCAGATCGAAGCCATGCGCGTCGGCACCGAGCGTGTTTCCGGCGAGGCGGCGAAACTGGTCAACGCTCTTCGTAACGCTCCCAAGGCACGCGGCCGCTGGGGTGAACAACAACTTCGCAATGTCCTTGAAAGCTGCGGGCTGTCCGAACACGCCGACTTCCAGACCGAAGTCAGCATCAACGGCGAAGAAGGTGGCCGCCTTCGCCCAGACGTCATCATCAACGTCCCCGGCGGCCAGTCATTGGTCATCGACGCGAAGGTTTCGCTGAACGCTTATCAGGACGCATTCGGAGCCGTGGACGAAGGCGAACGGCTGCTCGCCCTGACCGCCCACACCGCTTCGATGCGCGCCCATGTGAACAGCCTCGGCAACAAAGCCTATTGGAGCCAATTCGCCGACGCGCCCGATTATGTGATTATGTTCGTGCCCGGCGAACACTTCCTGTCCGCTGCGCTGGAGCATGACCCAACGCTTTGGGACTTCGCGTTCGAAAAGCGGGTGTTGTTGGCGACGCCAACGAACCTGATCGCCATTGCCCGCACGGTGGCTGCGGTATGGCGACAGGAGAAACTGGCCGGACAAGCGCGCGAAATCGCTGAACTCGGGAAAGATCTTTACGCACGTCTCAGCGTCATGGGCGGTCACGTCGCACGCGTCGGAAAGAATCTAGATACCGCAGTCGGGGCTTACAATGCGTTTGTCGGAAGCCTCGAATCGCAGGTTCTGACACAGGCCAAGAAATTCGAAGCGCTCAACATCGAAACTTCGGGAAAAACGATTGAATCGCTTCCCGTCGTTGAAACTCTGACCCGTCCGCTCGTTAAGCTGGTGAGCGACGCTTCTGGTTGA
- a CDS encoding TrmH family RNA methyltransferase codes for MAREITGFSNPIVKRVRSLRDKKHRRAEGRFLAEGLRILTEALDAGVTPEMLWHSPESANHPLVVRLTEATEAAGGEVVVTHPDILSKLSGKDNPGSVLGVYHERLVPLDQVDRSTADIWIVAQALRDPGNLGTMLRTGDAVGAGGLILIDDCTDPFSVEAVRASMGAIFTQSVSVASWADFVTWLRGGPGQLVGTSLNTDVDYQAVKYTAPTFILVGNEAQGLPADYEAECDLLVKMPMLGKADSLNAAVATAVMAYEVINQKRRSPA; via the coding sequence ATGGCCCGAGAAATTACGGGGTTTTCCAATCCCATCGTCAAGCGCGTGCGATCGCTGCGCGACAAGAAGCATCGCCGGGCCGAAGGACGTTTTCTCGCCGAGGGGCTGCGGATATTGACCGAGGCGCTGGACGCCGGGGTTACGCCCGAGATGCTTTGGCATTCGCCGGAAAGCGCAAACCATCCGCTGGTGGTTCGGCTGACCGAGGCGACCGAGGCTGCGGGGGGCGAGGTCGTTGTCACTCATCCCGATATTCTTTCCAAGCTGTCGGGCAAGGATAATCCGGGCAGCGTCCTTGGCGTGTATCACGAACGGCTGGTGCCGCTGGATCAGGTCGATCGTAGTACGGCCGACATCTGGATCGTGGCGCAGGCTTTGCGCGATCCCGGCAATCTGGGAACGATGTTACGAACCGGCGATGCGGTTGGCGCGGGCGGGTTGATCCTGATCGACGATTGCACCGACCCGTTTTCGGTCGAAGCAGTGCGGGCGAGCATGGGCGCGATCTTTACGCAAAGCGTGAGCGTGGCTTCGTGGGCCGACTTCGTAACATGGCTGCGCGGTGGACCCGGACAGTTGGTCGGAACCAGCCTGAATACCGATGTCGATTATCAGGCCGTGAAATACACCGCGCCGACGTTCATTCTGGTTGGGAATGAGGCGCAGGGATTACCGGCAGACTATGAAGCCGAGTGCGATCTGTTGGTGAAGATGCCGATGCTGGGCAAGGCGGACAGTCTGAACGCTGCGGTTGCGACTGCGGTGATGGCTTATGAAGTGATCAACCAGAAGCGTCGCTCACCAGCTTAA
- a CDS encoding HPr family phosphocarrier protein — protein sequence MIQKTVLITNKRGLHARASAKFVTLASGLPAKVEVEKDGSSVVGTSIMGLMMLGAAMGDSVTISASGDGAEQAVTALAELVENKFGED from the coding sequence GTGATTCAAAAGACTGTCCTGATCACCAACAAGCGCGGACTACATGCGCGCGCCAGTGCCAAGTTCGTGACGCTTGCCAGTGGCTTACCGGCCAAGGTCGAGGTCGAAAAAGATGGGTCCAGCGTGGTTGGTACCTCGATCATGGGACTGATGATGCTTGGCGCGGCGATGGGCGACAGCGTGACGATCAGCGCCAGCGGCGACGGGGCGGAACAGGCAGTTACGGCATTGGCCGAACTGGTGGAGAATAAGTTCGGGGAAGACTAG
- a CDS encoding PTS sugar transporter subunit IIA: MIGLVLVTHGRLATEFVVAMEHVVGPQRAIATICIGPEDDMELRRTDIAKAIAEVDGGRGVIVLTDLFGGTPSNLAISLMHPGKVEVIAGINLPMLIRLEGARRTMNVRDAVAAAREAGRKYISVASEVLGEQAA; encoded by the coding sequence ATGATCGGTTTGGTACTGGTGACACACGGCAGGCTAGCGACGGAATTCGTCGTCGCGATGGAGCATGTCGTAGGACCGCAGCGCGCAATTGCGACGATCTGCATCGGTCCAGAAGACGATATGGAACTGCGACGCACCGACATTGCCAAGGCGATTGCCGAGGTTGACGGTGGGCGCGGCGTTATCGTGCTGACCGATCTGTTCGGGGGCACGCCTTCGAACCTCGCCATTTCGTTAATGCATCCAGGTAAGGTAGAGGTCATCGCTGGGATCAACCTGCCGATGTTGATCCGCCTGGAGGGGGCCCGTCGAACAATGAATGTCCGTGATGCCGTAGCCGCCGCGCGTGAAGCAGGGCGTAAATATATCTCCGTCGCGTCCGAAGTTCTGGGCGAGCAGGCGGCGTGA
- the rapZ gene encoding RNase adapter RapZ: protein MTRPGRILLVTGMSGAGKSTVLKSLEDIGWETVDNLPLRLLGLLLGTTPPEGASDSRPLALGIDSRTRGFDADAIVERIKVMREAGDDIGTLFLDCSGSELERRYAETRRRHPQALDRPASDGIARERELLSPLRRWADHVIDTTANTSNDLRLEIRARFDEDRESASTLTIMSFGFARGVPRNADLMFDMRFLRNPHWDSGLRPLSGLDAAVADYVAEDPAYEEAVSRIEELLLFLLPRYQADGKAYVTIAFGCTGGRHRSVHVAERVAARLRNAAFSPTVLHRDLRSRPDDSTEGKHRTGEEMTLKTSEGTIGSRSEIGS from the coding sequence ATGACACGGCCGGGTCGCATCCTGTTGGTCACGGGCATGTCTGGTGCAGGCAAGTCCACTGTGCTGAAATCACTCGAGGATATCGGCTGGGAAACGGTCGATAATCTGCCGCTGCGGCTACTGGGACTGTTGCTTGGGACAACACCGCCCGAGGGGGCAAGCGATAGCCGCCCTCTCGCTCTTGGTATCGACAGTCGGACGCGTGGGTTCGATGCCGATGCGATTGTCGAACGCATCAAGGTCATGCGCGAAGCTGGCGACGACATCGGGACGCTGTTCCTCGATTGCTCGGGGTCGGAGCTCGAGCGGCGCTATGCGGAGACGCGGCGGCGGCACCCGCAGGCACTCGACCGCCCGGCGTCGGACGGCATTGCACGCGAGCGCGAACTGCTGAGCCCGCTGCGGAGATGGGCCGACCATGTCATCGACACGACTGCAAACACAAGTAACGACCTGCGGCTGGAGATCCGTGCACGGTTCGATGAGGACCGCGAATCGGCCTCTACGCTGACAATCATGTCGTTCGGATTTGCCCGTGGTGTGCCACGAAATGCCGATTTGATGTTCGATATGCGATTTTTGCGTAACCCGCACTGGGACAGCGGACTGCGCCCATTGAGCGGGCTGGACGCGGCAGTCGCCGACTATGTGGCCGAAGATCCTGCCTATGAGGAGGCCGTCAGCCGCATCGAGGAACTGCTGCTTTTCCTCCTCCCGCGCTATCAGGCGGACGGCAAAGCTTATGTAACGATTGCCTTTGGATGTACCGGCGGGAGACACCGCAGCGTCCATGTTGCAGAGCGGGTTGCCGCCCGGTTGCGCAATGCAGCATTTTCGCCCACGGTCTTACACCGTGATTTGCGGAGCAGGCCTGACGACTCGACGGAAGGCAAGCATCGCACCGGCGAGGAAATGACGCTTAAGACGTCAGAGGGCACAATTGGGTCTAGAAGCGAGATTGGTTCGTAA
- a CDS encoding HPr kinase/phosphorylase: MTVYSPVTGVSSETLHASCVAIAGRAVLIAGPSGAGKSDLTLRLIDRGATLVSDDYTLTQRIDKALLASAPATIAGKIEVRGLGIQQMAHVDRVPVALMVVVGEPVERMPEPGRERKIAGIDIPLVALAALEASAPIKVEMALAQHGLRTP; the protein is encoded by the coding sequence ATGACGGTTTATTCGCCCGTAACAGGGGTATCGTCCGAAACGCTGCACGCGTCGTGCGTGGCGATAGCGGGTCGTGCCGTCCTGATCGCAGGGCCGTCGGGTGCCGGAAAATCCGACCTGACGCTACGGCTGATCGACCGCGGTGCTACGTTGGTGAGTGACGATTATACATTGACGCAGCGTATCGACAAAGCCCTGCTGGCAAGCGCGCCTGCGACAATCGCTGGCAAAATTGAAGTTCGTGGTCTTGGAATTCAACAGATGGCCCATGTCGATCGCGTGCCTGTCGCTTTGATGGTCGTCGTGGGGGAACCCGTCGAGAGAATGCCGGAGCCGGGTCGCGAACGGAAAATCGCCGGGATAGACATTCCACTGGTGGCACTGGCCGCACTTGAAGCATCGGCACCGATCAAGGTCGAGATGGCGCTCGCCCAACATGGATTGCGGACTCCATGA
- a CDS encoding response regulator transcription factor, giving the protein MTATIALIDDDRNILTSVGIALQAEGFTTRLYTDGESALKALIDNPPDLAVSDIKMPRLDGLEMLRRLREKSSLPVIFLTSKDDELDEALGLALGADDYIAKPFSQRLLIARIRAILRRVELSKVDPGEPSGEVPDPVVRGRLELDPARHRVHWAGSSVTLTVTEFMILEALAQRPDVVKSRSQLMDVAYQDDTYVDDRTIDSHIKRLRRKFRAVDPQFDAIETLYGAGYRFSDG; this is encoded by the coding sequence ATGACCGCGACCATCGCCCTGATCGATGACGATCGCAACATCCTGACATCGGTCGGCATTGCTTTGCAGGCAGAGGGTTTCACCACGCGCCTCTACACTGATGGCGAGTCCGCGTTGAAGGCGCTGATCGATAATCCACCCGACCTTGCGGTAAGCGACATCAAGATGCCGCGCCTCGACGGGCTGGAGATGTTACGTCGCCTGCGGGAAAAGTCGTCGCTGCCGGTGATATTCCTCACATCCAAAGACGACGAACTGGACGAGGCGCTTGGGCTTGCGCTCGGTGCTGACGATTACATTGCAAAGCCATTTTCCCAGAGGCTGCTGATCGCGCGAATTCGGGCGATCCTGCGCCGCGTGGAGCTGTCGAAGGTCGATCCGGGAGAGCCATCGGGAGAAGTCCCCGACCCAGTCGTCCGGGGCCGCCTCGAACTCGATCCAGCGCGTCACCGGGTGCATTGGGCGGGATCGAGCGTAACGCTGACGGTCACCGAATTCATGATTTTGGAAGCACTGGCCCAGCGTCCCGATGTCGTCAAAAGCCGCAGTCAGTTGATGGACGTTGCTTATCAGGATGACACCTATGTCGATGATCGCACGATCGACAGCCACATCAAGCGATTGAGGCGCAAATTCCGCGCTGTCGATCCGCAATTCGACGCAATCGAGACGCTATATGGCGCAGGTTATCGCTTTTCCGACGGGTGA
- a CDS encoding phosphoenolpyruvate carboxykinase, protein MTDRIPSFDLAAQGISTAANLNWNLITAPLVEHAVRRGEGILAADGPLVVETGKHTGRSANDKFIVRDATTEDTIWWGKTNKGMTSEHFAALKADFYSALATKDTLYVQDLFGGSQPEYRVNVRVITELAWHSLFIRTLLVRPETAQLADFAPEFTIIDLPSFRADPARHGSRGETVIAVNFTEKLILIGGTAYAGEMKKSVFGILNYKLPVEGIMPMHCSANIGPKGDTAVFFGLSGTGKTTLSADASRTLIGDDEHGWSDTAVFNFEGGCYAKMIRLSAEAEPEIFATSKRFGTVLENVVIDKDTRQLDFDDNSLAENSRGSYPIDFIPNASADNMGPVPQNIVMLTADAYGVLPPIAKLTPDQAMYHFLSGYTARVAGTEIGVTEPEATFSTCFGAPFMPRHPSIYGNLLKSRIAKGGVSCWLVNTGWTGGKHGIGRRMPIKATRALLNAALDGSINDGEFRTDPNFGFKVPVTVAGVDTGILDPRSTWADKEDYDRTAQKLVGQFIDNFAQFEDHVDEGVRQAAPKAA, encoded by the coding sequence GTGACTGATCGCATTCCTTCCTTCGATCTTGCCGCGCAGGGCATTTCCACCGCCGCCAATCTGAATTGGAACCTGATCACCGCGCCACTGGTCGAACACGCAGTACGACGTGGCGAAGGAATACTCGCAGCCGACGGTCCGCTGGTCGTCGAAACCGGCAAGCACACCGGGCGCTCGGCCAACGACAAATTCATCGTCCGTGATGCGACGACCGAAGACACGATTTGGTGGGGCAAGACCAACAAGGGCATGACGTCAGAGCATTTTGCCGCATTGAAGGCCGACTTTTACAGCGCGCTCGCGACGAAAGACACGCTCTACGTTCAGGATCTGTTCGGCGGATCGCAGCCCGAATATCGCGTCAATGTCCGCGTCATCACTGAACTGGCCTGGCATAGCTTGTTCATCCGTACGCTGCTTGTCCGCCCGGAAACGGCGCAACTCGCGGACTTCGCTCCCGAATTTACGATTATCGACTTGCCAAGCTTCCGCGCCGATCCTGCGCGTCATGGCAGCCGTGGCGAAACGGTAATCGCAGTCAACTTCACCGAAAAACTGATCCTCATCGGCGGCACGGCTTACGCTGGCGAAATGAAGAAGTCGGTGTTCGGCATCCTCAATTACAAGCTGCCTGTCGAAGGCATCATGCCGATGCATTGCTCGGCCAACATTGGGCCAAAGGGCGACACGGCTGTATTTTTTGGTCTGTCCGGCACTGGTAAAACGACGCTGTCTGCCGACGCCAGCCGCACGCTGATCGGCGATGACGAACATGGCTGGTCCGACACGGCGGTCTTCAATTTTGAAGGCGGCTGCTACGCCAAGATGATTCGCCTGTCCGCCGAAGCCGAACCTGAAATCTTCGCCACGTCGAAGCGTTTCGGAACGGTTCTGGAAAACGTCGTGATCGACAAGGACACCCGCCAGCTTGACTTCGACGACAACAGCCTCGCCGAAAACAGCCGCGGTTCATATCCGATCGACTTCATCCCCAATGCGTCGGCCGACAACATGGGGCCGGTTCCGCAGAACATCGTGATGCTGACCGCTGATGCTTATGGCGTCCTGCCTCCGATCGCGAAGCTTACTCCCGATCAGGCGATGTACCACTTCCTGTCGGGCTACACCGCGCGCGTTGCGGGCACCGAAATTGGCGTGACCGAACCCGAAGCAACCTTCTCGACCTGCTTCGGCGCACCGTTCATGCCGCGCCACCCCAGCATCTATGGCAACCTTCTGAAGTCGCGCATCGCCAAGGGCGGCGTGTCTTGCTGGCTCGTCAACACGGGCTGGACGGGCGGTAAACACGGCATTGGTCGTCGTATGCCGATCAAGGCAACCCGCGCGCTGCTGAACGCTGCACTCGACGGCAGCATTAACGATGGCGAGTTCCGTACCGATCCCAACTTTGGCTTCAAGGTTCCTGTGACGGTCGCTGGTGTCGATACCGGCATCCTCGACCCGCGTAGCACCTGGGCGGACAAAGAGGATTATGACCGCACCGCGCAGAAACTTGTTGGACAGTTTATCGACAATTTCGCTCAATTCGAAGATCATGTTGACGAAGGCGTTCGTCAGGCCGCCCCGAAAGCTGCATAA
- a CDS encoding NfeD family protein: MNWAAGIADHWLWLIAAAALGIAEIIMPGAFLMWIGIAALITGLVALLVPIGVPVQLFVFAVTAIASVYVGRRVLVRNPIESADPLLNDRGARLIGEIVTAVTAIDASQGRVKVGDGVWPARGAIADIGDRLRVIGIERSVLLVEKA; encoded by the coding sequence ATGAACTGGGCTGCTGGCATTGCGGATCACTGGCTGTGGCTGATTGCCGCAGCCGCGCTCGGCATTGCGGAAATCATTATGCCCGGCGCGTTCCTGATGTGGATCGGCATCGCCGCGCTGATTACCGGATTGGTGGCGTTGTTGGTGCCCATCGGCGTGCCGGTGCAGCTTTTTGTATTCGCCGTCACCGCGATTGCGTCAGTTTACGTCGGACGCCGGGTGCTGGTGCGCAACCCGATCGAGTCGGCCGATCCATTGCTCAACGATCGCGGAGCGCGGTTGATCGGTGAGATAGTAACAGCGGTCACTGCGATCGACGCCTCTCAGGGACGCGTGAAAGTCGGTGACGGCGTGTGGCCTGCGCGTGGCGCAATCGCTGACATCGGAGATCGCCTGCGCGTCATCGGTATCGAGCGGAGCGTCCTGCTGGTCGAGAAAGCCTGA
- a CDS encoding SPFH domain-containing protein — MEVAFTVLAVLAIVYVIMGVKMVTQGYQYTIERFGKFTAVAPPGLTLIMPFVDRVGRKVNMMEQVLDIPGQEIITKDNAMVAVDGVVFFQVLDAAKAAYEVSDLYRAIMQLSTTNLRTVMGSMDLDETLSKRDEINARLLVVVDAATEAWGVKITRVELKDIRPPADIVNAMTRQMKAEREKRASILESEGARQNDINRAEGQKQSQILEAEGRREAAYRDAEARERSAQAEATATKLVSDAIEGGSAQAINYFIAQKYVEAVALFATSPNAKTILFPVEATQLIGTLGGIGELARDAFRDSPTPAPAPLRRPGPFETPTK; from the coding sequence ATGGAAGTCGCGTTTACCGTTCTTGCTGTCTTAGCCATCGTTTACGTCATCATGGGCGTGAAAATGGTCACGCAAGGGTATCAATATACGATCGAGCGTTTCGGCAAATTTACCGCTGTTGCCCCTCCCGGTCTCACCCTCATCATGCCGTTTGTCGATCGTGTCGGTCGCAAGGTTAACATGATGGAGCAGGTGCTGGACATTCCCGGTCAGGAAATCATCACCAAGGACAACGCGATGGTCGCGGTCGACGGTGTGGTGTTCTTTCAGGTGCTGGATGCCGCCAAGGCCGCCTATGAGGTCAGCGACCTGTACCGCGCGATCATGCAATTATCGACCACCAACCTGCGCACGGTGATGGGGTCGATGGATCTGGACGAGACGCTGTCGAAGCGCGACGAGATCAATGCGCGGCTGCTGGTCGTCGTTGACGCCGCGACCGAGGCGTGGGGCGTGAAGATCACCCGCGTGGAGTTGAAGGACATTCGCCCGCCCGCCGACATCGTGAATGCAATGACACGGCAGATGAAGGCAGAGCGTGAAAAGCGCGCTTCGATTCTGGAGTCGGAAGGCGCGCGGCAGAACGACATCAACCGGGCCGAGGGTCAGAAACAGTCGCAAATTCTGGAGGCCGAGGGGCGTCGGGAAGCGGCTTATCGCGATGCCGAAGCGCGGGAACGCTCGGCTCAGGCAGAGGCGACTGCGACCAAGTTGGTGTCCGACGCGATCGAAGGCGGCAGCGCGCAGGCGATCAACTATTTCATCGCGCAGAAATATGTCGAGGCTGTCGCGCTGTTTGCGACTTCGCCCAATGCCAAGACGATATTGTTCCCGGTCGAGGCGACACAGTTGATCGGGACGCTGGGCGGGATTGGCGAACTGGCGCGCGATGCGTTCAGGGATAGCCCCACTCCAGCCCCCGCACCGCTACGGCGGCCGGGGCCGTTTGAGACGCCCACGAAATGA
- a CDS encoding septal ring lytic transglycosylase RlpA family protein, with product MLSACASNNFRPVSDAPVRIGRPYIVGGKTFVPAPDPSYDMLGVASWYGNESGNRTANGERFRAKWITAAHTTLPLPTYAEVTALDTGRRIIVRINDRGPFVTGPRIIDLSRGAAEQLGIRESGHARVRVVRVEPSEKDRDRLRHGKPARELPPVREDVLQNLRAQLSKAGL from the coding sequence ATGTTATCAGCCTGCGCCAGCAACAATTTCCGCCCGGTGAGCGACGCGCCGGTTCGGATCGGTCGACCCTATATCGTGGGCGGCAAAACGTTCGTGCCCGCACCCGATCCCAGTTACGACATGCTCGGCGTCGCAAGCTGGTACGGTAACGAATCCGGCAATCGCACGGCCAACGGAGAACGCTTCCGCGCCAAATGGATCACCGCCGCGCACACAACTTTGCCGCTTCCCACTTATGCCGAGGTTACTGCGCTCGACACCGGGCGTCGCATCATCGTTCGAATCAACGATCGCGGACCATTTGTGACTGGTCCAAGGATCATCGATCTGTCTCGAGGAGCGGCCGAACAACTCGGTATCCGTGAAAGCGGCCATGCCCGCGTCCGCGTCGTAAGGGTTGAACCGTCGGAGAAAGACCGTGACCGCCTCCGCCACGGCAAACCGGCGCGCGAACTGCCGCCGGTACGTGAGGACGTGCTGCAAAACCTACGCGCTCAGCTTTCGAAGGCGGGCTTATAA